A genomic window from Lycium barbarum isolate Lr01 chromosome 4, ASM1917538v2, whole genome shotgun sequence includes:
- the LOC132638351 gene encoding uncharacterized protein LOC132638351, translated as MTLRKDRHPGPLQISPYLSNFGSASGSSVKLTAIFDKKHPFEQCCITMAPNKTVSTEFSKWIRDGRLVRHESKKSKDDHYKKGKEPLPYFLDCGIKKIKDKNWFYLLAMDGQLLNDEHIDVIFYYLHKKWKYDTNSTYKFTTVDCLFNTSIDAISKSYGDPDGVSNLRKQEDFLCEYVKGHRMICTLPWHMVDNVFIPVNMKDKNHWLLFYHSWTDVYMYTIRIEHRAMMQLLRLK; from the exons ATGACATTGCGTAAGGATAGGCATCCTGGACCATTGCAAATATCTCCTTATCTGTCAAATTTTGGTTCAGCTTCTG GCAGTTCAGTTAAGTTGACTGCAATATTTGACAAAAAACACCCATTTGAGCAGTGTTGCATCACTATGGCTCCTAATAAAACAGTTTCGACAGAGTTCTCAAAATGGATTAGGGATGGGAGACTAGTTAGGCATGAGAGCAA AAAGAGCAAAGATGACCACTACAAAAAGGGGAAGGAACCACTGCCGTATTTTTTGGATTGTGGTATCAAGAAGATCAAAGATAAAAATTGGTTTTACCTGTTAGCAATGGATGGGCAGTTGTTGAATGATGAG CATATTGATGTGATTTTTTACTACCTACACAAGAAATGGAAGTATGACACCAATAGCACATACAAGTTTACCACCGTTGATTGTCTTTTCAACACAAGCATTGATGCCATATCTAAATCCTATGGTGATCCGGATGGTGTCTCAAACCTACGAAAACAAGAAGATTTTTTATGTGAATATGTGAAAGGCCACCGGATGATTTGCACTCTCCCGTGGCATATGGTTGATAATGTCTTTATCCCAGTGAACATGAAAGATAAAAATCACTGGTTGCTGTTCTATCATTCATGGACAGACGTCTATATGTATACGATTCGTATAGAGCATCGGGCCATGATGCAGTTGTTAAGGTTGAAATAG
- the LOC132637385 gene encoding uncharacterized protein LOC132637385: MCIVSDRHESIIKAASRIYPGVPHFACIWHLWKNVYSRYRKSDEMLSGVFYSMANAYTQEEFDMLMEKVEKVDIRVKEYLDLAGREKWARLYAPVNRAWTMTSNIVESINSAIVQARELLIYDFLEEVRMMFGRWNHTNRQNGSYTFTTLGKKFNELLSINEYKSTRMKVIPATEYLHTVIDDGRRFIVCLEKKTCTCKEFQMEEMPCPHAWAVFKSKNLTADNYCSNLYKPETVVKTYDVPVYPLPDESERKIPASISEEIVLPLRYKRPPGRPKKKRDKPLTEFLPNKRSNSCSRSGHEGHNRRSCRNEPRRK, encoded by the exons ATGTGTATTGTGTCTGATAGACATGAAAGCATCATCAAGGCTGCATCTAGAATTTATCCTGGTGTTCCTCATTTTGCGTGCATATGGCATCTTTGGAAGAATGTATATAGTAGATATAGGAAAAGTGATGAGATGTTGAGTGGAGTGTTCTATTCAATGGCAAACGCATACACGCAAGAAGAGTTTGATATGTTAATGGAAAAGGTTGAGAAGGTGGATATTCGTGTGAAGGAATACTTGGATTTGGCTGGAAGGGAAAAGTGGGCTAGGCTTTATGCTCCAGTTAATAGAGCATGGACTATGACATCAAATATTGTTGAGTCTATCAATTCGGCAATCGTGCAAGCAAGAGAATTGCTAATCTATGATTTCCTTGAAGAAGTTAGGATGATGTTTGGACGATGGAATCACACCAACAGACAAAACGGTTCATATACATTCACTACTCTTGGGAAAAAATTCAATGAGTTGCTATCCATCAATGAGTATAAATCGACGCGCATGAAG GTAATACCAGCAACTGAATACTTGCACACAGTAATTGATGATGGACGGCGTTTCATAGTTTGTCTTGAGAAGAAAACCTGCACTTGTAAAGAGTTTCAAATGGAGGAGATGCCATGCCCACATGCTTGGGCTGTTTTTAAAAGCAAGAATCTAACAGCAGACAACTACTGTTCAAACTTATACAAACCAGAGACTGTTGTGAAGACCTATGATGTCCCAGTGTATCCTCTGCCTGATGAGAGTGAGCGAAAAATACCTGCATCCATCTCTGAAGAGATAGTTCTGCCACTGAGATATAAGAGACCTCCCGGAAGGCCAAAGAAGAAACGCGATAAGCCTTTAACTGAATTTCTACCAAATAAACGTTCAAATTCTTGTAGTAGATCTGGACATGAAGGTCACAATAGGCGCTCTTGTAGGAATGAGCCTAGAAGAAAATAG
- the LOC132638352 gene encoding uncharacterized protein LOC132638352, protein MADGSTPIRVTRGSTAKMAVVSSVELPHDNVGIEITEDEGAKYTKWKNSAQTPSNSKVSESSSDKRRKVIVASSKSKAKIDVESKGKSVAEEQSSKPLGAKNVDEDKSSKPVGVIEQGSRFFVRYLPTHFVHMSCHTHTGVFKDLKDKLTGNQLTLFGETIFGVFLQMQYCEVQSQMIRCFMLRELKESSKDAFVMDINGSILRFTIREFALITGLNCIGDEEEFKVKVYRNRNKQVNGKIFRWV, encoded by the exons ATGGCGGATGGAAGCACTCCAATCCGAGTTACTAGAG GCTCTACTGCTAAAATGGCTGTTGTGAGTAGTGTCGAGTTGCCCCATGATAATGTAGGTATTGAAATTACGGAAGATGAAGGTGCAAAATATACCAAGTGGAAAAATAGTGCTCAGACTCCATCGAATTCCAAAGTATCTGAATCAAGTAGTGACAAGCGTAGAAAAGTCATTGTTGCCTCTTCAAAGAGCAAGGCTAAAATTGATGTTGAGAGCAAGGGTAAAAGTGTTGCTGAAGAGCAGTCTTCAAAACCATTGGGTGCTAAAAATGTTGATGAAGACAAGTCTTCAAAACCAGTGGGGGTGATAGAACAG GGAAGTAGATTCTTTGTGAGATATCTTCCTACTCATTTCGTGCACATGTCTTGTCATACTCATACTGGAGTATTTAAAGATCTAAAGGATAAACTAACCGGCAACCAACTTACCTTATTTGGTGAAACTATATTTGGTGTATTCCTCCAGATGCAGTATTGTGAGGTTCAGTCACAAATGATTAGGTGCTTCATGTTGAGAGAACTAAAGGAAAGCTCTAAAGATGCATTTGTAATGGACATAAATGGAAGCATTTTGCGGTTTACTATTAGGGAGTTTGCCTTAATAACTGGTTTGAATTGTATTGGTGATGAAGAGGAGTTTAAAGTTAAAGTTTACAGAAACAGGAATAAACAGGTTAATGGAAAGATATTTCGGTGGGTCTAA